A single Drosophila miranda strain MSH22 chromosome XR, D.miranda_PacBio2.1, whole genome shotgun sequence DNA region contains:
- the LOC117186597 gene encoding uncharacterized protein LOC117186597, protein MYLSKEQQQQQQQQQHPRANFIKLFIACIFIAAATAAVIPVEQTRHRRDVSEIVNDYVPPAEEVALDAPLGEIAQESAVVGEDGYRYKTVRRLKYRQRRDVSEIANDYLPPSEEVATEAPLEEAPVEEASQDSAVLADDGYQYKTVRRLKYRQRRDVSEIANDYLPPSEEVVADAPVEEVPVEEASQDSAVLAADGYQYKTVRRLKYRQRRDVSEIANEYLPPSEEVVTEAPLEEAPIEEASQDSAVLAADGYQYKTVRRLKYRQRRDVSEIANEYLPPSEEVATEAPLADAPVEEASQDSAVLAADGYQYKTVRRLKYRQRRDVSEIANDYLPPSEEVVTEAPLEEAPVEEASQDSAVLAADGYQYKTVRRLKYRQRRDVSEIATDYLPPSEEVVADAPVEEVPVEEASQDSAVLAADGYQYKTVRRLKYRQRRDVSEIANDYLPPSEEVVTEAPLEEAPVEEASQDSAVLADDGYQYKTVRRLKYRQRRDVSEIANDYLPPSEEVVADAPVEEVPVEEASQDSAVLAADGYQYKTVRRLKYRQRRDVSEIANEYLPPSEEVVTEAPLEEAPIEEASQDSAVLAADGYQYKTVRRLKYRQRRDVSEIANEYLPPSEEVATEAPLADAPVEEASQDSAVLAADGYQYKTVRRLKYRQRRDVSEIANEYLPPSEEVVTEAPLEEAPIEEASQDSAVLAADGYQYKTVRRLKYRQRRDVSEIANEYLPPSEEVATEAPLADAPVEEASQDSAVLAADGYQYKTVRRLKYRQRRDVSEIANDYLPPSEEVVTEAPLEEAPVEEASQDSAVLAADGYQYKTVRRLKYRQRRDVSEIANDYLPPSEEVVADAPVEEVPVEEASQDSAVLAADGYQYKTVRRLKYRQRRDVSEIANDYLPPSEEVVADAPVEEVPVEEASQDSAVLAADGYQYKTVRRLKYRQRRDVSEIANEYLPPSQEVATEAPPADAPVEEASQDSAVLAADGYQYKTVRRLKYRQRRDVSEIANEYLPPSEEVATEAPLADAPVEEASQDSAVLAADGYQYKTVRRLKYRQRRDVSEIANEYLPPSEEVVTEAPLEEAPIEEASQDSAVLAADGYQYKTVRRLKYRQRRDVSEIANEYLPPSEEVATEAPLADAPVEEASQDSAVLAADGYQYKTVRRLKYRQRRDVSEIANEYLPPSEEVATEAPLADAPVEEASQDSAVLAADGYQYKTVRRLKYRQRRDVSEIANEYLPPSEEVVTEAPLEEAHIEEASQDSAVLAADGYQYKTVRRLKYRQRRDVSEIANDYLPPSEEVVADAPVEEVPVEEASQDSAVLAADGYQYKTLRRLKYRQRRDVSEIANEYLPPSEEVVTEAPLEKAPIEEASQDSAVLAADGYQYKTVRRLKYRQRRDVSEIANEYLPPSEEVATEAPLADAPVEEASQDSAVLAADGYQYKTVRRLKYRQRRDVSEIANEYLPPSEEVVTEAPLEEAPIEEASQDSAVLAADGYQYKTVRRLKYRQRRDVSEIANEYLPPSEEVATEAPLADAPVEEASQDSAVLAADGYQYKTVRRLKYRQRRDVSEIANDYLPPSEEVVADAPVEEVPVEDASQDSAVLAADGYQYKTVRRLKLRHRRAL, encoded by the exons ATGTACTTatccaaggagcagcagcagcagcagcagcaacagcagcatcccAGAGCCAACTTCATT AAACTTTTCATTGCGTGCATCTTCATTGCCGCCGCGACGGCTGCAGTGATTCCTGTCGAACAAACCAGGCACCGTCGCGACGTCTCCGAGATCGTGAACGATTACGTCCCGCCAGCAGAGGAAGTTGCCCTCGATGCTCCCCTCGGAGAAATCGCCCAAGAGTCGGCTGTCGTGGGAGAGGATGGATACCGCTACAAGACCGTGCGTCGCCTGAAGTACCGCCAGCGTCGGGATGTCTCCGAGATCGCCAACGACTACCTGCCCCCATCTGAAGAGGTTGCCACTGAGGCTCCTCTTGAGGAAGCTCCCGTCGAAGAAGCCAGCCAGGATTCCGCTGTTCTCGCTGATGATGGATACCAGTATAAGACCGTGCGCCGCCTGAAGTACCGCCAGCGTCGTGATGTCTCCGAAATCGCCAACGACTACctgcccccatctgaggaggttGTTGCTGATGCTCCAGTCGAGGAGGTTCCCGTTGAGGAAGCCAGCCAGGATTCCGCTGTTCTCGCTGCTGATGGATACCAGTATAAGACCGTGCGCCGCCTGAAGTACCGCCAGCGTCGTGATGTCTCCGAGATCGCCAACGAATATCTGCCCCCATCCGAGGAGGTTGTCACCGAGGCTCCTCTTGAGGAAGCTCCTATCGAAGAAGCCAGCCAGGATTCCGCTGTTCTCGCTGCTGATGGATACCAGTATAAGACCGTGCGACGCCTGAAGTACCGCCAGCGTCGTGATGTCTCCGAGATCGCCAACGAATATCTGCCCCCATCTGAAGAGGTTGCCACTGAGGCTCCTCTTGCGGACGCTCCCGTCGAGGAAGCCAGCCAGGATTCCGCTGTTCTCGCTGCTGATGGATACCAGTATAAGACCGTGCGCCGCCTGAAGTACCGCCAGCGTCGTGATGTCTCCGAAATCGCCAACGACTACctgcccccatctgaggaggttGTCACCGAGGCTCCTCTTGAGGAAGCTCCCGTCGAAGAAGCCAGCCAGGATTCCGCTGTTCTCGCTGCTGATGGATACCAGTATAAGACCGTGCGCCGCCTGAAGTACCGCCAGCGTCGTGATGTCTCCGAAATCGCCACCGACTACctgcccccatctgaggaggttGTTGCTGATGCTCCAGTCGAGGAGGTTCCCGTCGAAGAAGCCAGCCAGGATTCCGCTGTTCTCGCTGCTGATGGATACCAGTATAAGACCGTGCGCCGCCTGAAGTACCGCCAGCGACGTGATGTCTCCGAAATCGCCAACGACTACctgcccccatctgaggaggttGTCACCGAGGCTCCTCTTGAGGAAGCTCCCGTCGAAGAAGCCAGCCAGGATTCCGCTGTTCTCGCTGATGATGGATACCAGTATAAGACCGTGCGCCGCCTGAAGTACCGCCAGCGTCGTGATGTCTCCGAAATCGCCAACGACTACctgcccccatctgaggaggttGTTGCTGATGCTCCAGTCGAGGAGGTTCCCGTTGAGGAAGCCAGCCAGGATTCCGCTGTTCTCGCTGCTGATGGATACCAGTATAAGACCGTGCGCCGCCTGAAGTACCGCCAGCGTCGTGATGTCTCCGAGATCGCCAACGAATATCTGCCCCCATCCGAGGAGGTTGTCACCGAGGCTCCTCTTGAGGAAGCTCCTATCGAAGAAGCCAGCCAGGATTCCGCTGTTCTCGCTGCTGATGGATACCAGTATAAGACCGTGCGACGCCTGAAGTACCGCCAGCGTCGTGATGTCTCCGAGATCGCCAACGAATATCTGCCCCCATCTGAAGAGGTTGCCACTGAGGCTCCTCTTGCGGACGCTCCCGTCGAGGAAGCCAGCCAGGATTCCGCTGTTCTCGCTGCTGATGGATACCAGTATAAGACCGTGCGCCGCCTGAAGTACCGCCAGCGTCGTGATGTCTCCGAGATCGCCAACGAATATCTGCCCCCATCCGAGGAGGTTGTCACCGAGGCTCCTCTTGAGGAAGCTCCTATCGAAGAAGCCAGCCAGGATTCCGCTGTTCTCGCTGCTGATGGATACCAGTATAAGACCGTGCGACGCCTGAAGTACCGCCAGCGTCGTGATGTCTCCGAGATCGCCAACGAATATCTGCCCCCATCTGAAGAGGTTGCCACTGAGGCTCCTCTTGCGGACGCTCCCGTCGAGGAAGCCAGCCAGGATTCCGCTGTTCTCGCTGCTGATGGATACCAGTATAAGACCGTGCGCCGCCTGAAGTACCGCCAGCGTCGTGATGTCTCCGAAATCGCCAACGACTACctgcccccatctgaggaggttGTCACCGAGGCTCCTCTTGAGGAAGCTCCCGTCGAAGAAGCCAGCCAGGATTCCGCTGTTCTCGCTGCTGATGGATACCAGTATAAGACCGTGCGCCGCCTGAAGTACCGCCAGCGTCGTGATGTCTCCGAAATCGCCAACGACTACCTGCCCCCCTCTGAGGAGGTTGTTGCTGATGCTCCAGTCGAAGAGGTTCCCGTTGAGGAAGCCAGCCAGGATTCCGCTGTTCTCGCTGCTGATGGATACCAGTATAAGACCGTGCGCCGCCTGAAGTACCGCCAGCGACGTGATGTCTCCGAAATCGCCAACGACTACctgcccccatctgaggaggttGTTGCTGATGCTCCAGTCGAAGAGGTTCCCGTTGAGGAAGCCAGCCAGGATTCCGCTGTTCTCGCTGCTGATGGATACCAGTATAAGACCGTGCGCCGCCTGAAGTACCGCCAGCGTCGTGATGTCTCCGAGATCGCCAACGAATATCTGCCCCCATCTCAAGAGGTTGCCACTGAGGCTCCTCCTGCGGACGCTCCCGTCGAGGAAGCCAGCCAGGATTCCGCTGTTCTCGCTGCTGATGGATACCAGTATAAGACCGTGCGCCGCCTGAAGTACCGCCAGCGTCGTGATGTCTCCGAGATCGCCAACGAATATTTGCCCCCATCTGAAGAGGTTGCCACTGAGGCTCCTCTTGCGGACGCTCCTGTCGAGGAAGCCAGCCAGGATTCCGCTGTTCTCGCTGCTGATGGATACCAGTATAAGACCGTGCGCCGCCTGAAGTACCGCCAGCGTCGTGATGTCTCCGAGATCGCCAACGAATATCTGCCCCCATCCGAGGAGGTTGTCACCGAGGCTCCTCTTGAGGAAGCTCCTATTGAAGAAGCCAGCCAGGATTCCGCTGTTCTCGCTGCTGATGGATACCAGTATAAGACCGTGCGCCGCCTGAAGTACCGCCAGCGTCGTGATGTCTCCGAGATCGCCAACGAATATTTGCCCCCATCTGAAGAGGTTGCCACTGAGGCTCCTCTTGCGGACGCTCCTGTCGAGGAAGCCAGCCAGGATTCCGCTGTTCTCGCTGCTGATGGATACCAGTATAAGACCGTGCGCCGCCTGAAGTACCGCCAGCGTCGTGATGTCTCCGAGATCGCCAACGAATATCTGCCCCCATCTGAAGAGGTTGCCACTGAGGCTCCTCTTGCGGACGCTCCCGTCGAGGAAGCCAGCCAGGATTCCGCTGTTCTCGCTGCTGATGGATACCAGTATAAGACCGTGCGCCGCCTGAAGTACCGCCAGCGTCGTGATGTCTCCGAGATCGCCAACGAATATCTGCCCCCATCCGAGGAGGTTGTCACCGAGGCTCCTCTTGAGGAAGCTCATATCGAAGAAGCCAGCCAGGATTCCGCTGTTCTCGCTGCTGATGGATACCAGTATAAGACCGTGCGCCGCCTGAAGTACCGCCAGCGTCGTGATGTCTCCGAAATCGCCAACGACTACctgcccccatctgaggaggttGTTGCTGATGCTCCAGTCGAAGAGGTTCCCGTTGAGGAAGCCAGCCAGGATTCCGCTGTTCTCGCTGCTGATGGATACCAGTATAAGACCTTGCGCCGCCTGAAGTACCGCCAGCGTCGTGATGTCTCCGAGATCGCCAACGAATATCTGCCCCCATCCGAGGAGGTTGTCACCGAGGCTCCTCTTGAGAAAGCTCCTATCGAAGAAGCCAGCCAGGATTCCGCAGTTCTCGCTGCTGATGGATACCAGTATAAGACCGTGCGCCGCCTGAAGTACCGCCAGCGTCGTGATGTCTCCGAGATCGCCAACGAATATCTGCCCCCATCTGAAGAGGTTGCCACTGAGGCTCCTCTTGCGGACGCTCCCGTCGAGGAAGCCAGCCAGGATTCCGCTGTTCTCGCTGCTGATGGATACCAGTATAAGACCGTGCGCCGCCTGAAGTACCGCCAGCGTCGTGATGTCTCCGAGATCGCCAACGAATATCTGCCCCCATCCGAGGAGGTTGTCACCGAGGCTCCTCTTGAGGAAGCTCCTATCGAAGAAGCCAGCCAGGATTCCGCTGTTCTCGCTGCTGATGGATACCAGTATAAGACCGTGCGCCGCCTGAAGTACCGCCAGCGTCGTGATGTCTCCGAGATCGCCAACGAATATTTGCCCCCATCTGAAGAGGTTGCCACTGAGGCTCCTCTTGCGGACGCTCCTGTCGAGGAAGCCAGCCAGGATTCCGCTGTTCTCGCTGCTGATGGATACCAGTATAAGACCGTGCGCCGCCTGAAGTACCGCCAGCGTCGTGATGTCTCCGAAATCGCCAACGACTACctgcccccatctgaggaggttGTTGCTGATGCTCCAGTCGAAGAGGTTCCCGTTGAGGACGCCAGCCAGGATTCCGCTGTTCTCGCTGCTGATGGATACCAATATAAGACCGTGCGTCGCCTGAAGCTGCGCCACCGCCGTGCCCTGTAA